The following are encoded in a window of Mycobacterium decipiens genomic DNA:
- a CDS encoding type I polyketide synthase — MTAATPDRRAIITEALHKIDDLTARLEIAEKSSTEPIAVIGMGCRFPGEVNNPEQFWDLLCAGRSGIVRVPPQRWDADAYYTDDHTVPGTICSTEGGFLTGWQPDEFDAEFFSISPREAAAMDPQQRLLIEVAWEALEDAGVQPHTIGGTQTSVFVGVTAYDYMLTLAGRLRPEDLDAYIPTGNSANFAAGRLAYILGARGPAVVIDTACSSSLVAVHLACQSLRQRESDTALVGGTNLLLSPGPSIACSRWGMLSPEGQCKTFDVSADGYVRGEGAGVVVLKRLDDAVRDGNRILAVVRGSAVNQDGASSGVTVPNGPAQQALLRNALTSSKLAAADIDYVEAHGTGTPLGDPIELDSLSKVFSDRESSPSLVIGSVKTNLGHLEAAAGVAGLMKAVLAVRNGYIPRHLNFHQLTTHASEAASRLTIAAEGMAWPSTGRPRRAGVSSFGVSGTNAHVVIEQAPDQTLASRRGIARGGAAECDSASAREREPVSTLVVFGKTPQRVTATASVLADWMEGPGAQVPLAEVAHTLNHHRARQTRFGTVAAVDRSQAVAGLRALATGQSAPGVVAPREGAIGAGTVFVYSGRGSQWAGMGRQLLADEPAFAEAIAELEPDFVAEAGFSLHDVIAGGKELVGIEQIQLGLIGMQLALTALWRSYGVTPDAVIGHSMGEVAAAVVSGALTPAQGLRVTATRSRLMAPLSGQGTMALLELDAAATEALIAEYPQVTLGIYASPRQTVIAGPTQQIEELIDKVRQQNGFANRVNIEVAPHNPAMDALQPLMRSELADLTPRPPTIPIISTTYENLATRPAFDAEHWATNMRNPVRFQQAIAHAGSGAGGDYHTFIEISAHPLLTHSISDTLRSTHDTEDFLSIGTLQRDAHDTLTFHTNLNTTHTTRPPQTPHPPEPHSVLPTTPWQHTRHWISATSAAYHRADTHPLLGVGVTDPTNGTRVWESELAPDLLWLSDHVIDDLCVLPGAAYAEIALAAATDAFRPVERGEQDHPWMISELDLRQILHVTEGTILVTTLTGDEQRCQVEIRTRSGSSGWTTHATATVARAQTSDQLPEHEAPHPQGPEVTPADLADELDPDDLYQRLRGAGQQHGPAFQGIVGLAVTQSGAARADVKLPSSARTGSRDFLLHPVMMDIALQTLGATRMATDLAGGQTSSRSTIVVPVRYAGVHVHGDITRGVCAVGSLTATDDRLVGEVVLTDPDGQPLLVIDEVEMAVLGSGGGATELTSRLFTLEWEPAPLDKVADAAGGLLLVGDLAAGDPLPSALESSLRARLSETEAEVEVVSAHDEAKLRAAITRVGWDGIVVVCPPRASDEALPEQTQLELAQARTLLIAGVVETVTRMGARKSPRLWIVTRGAQQLDPTESVTLAQTGLRGIARVLTFEHSELRATLVDIEPEGTRSLAALTEELLAGSDADEVAYRDGQRYVDRLVPAPTTPKGELAAESRRKVVNLDDSGVSLGAAVQLQIDQPGRLDALTIHEVKRGKPQGDQVEVRVVAAGLNFSDVLKAMGVYPGLDGAAPVIGGECVGYVTAIGDEVDSVEVGQRVIAFGPGTFGTHLGTIADLVVPIPDALPDHEAATFGVAYLTAWHSLCEVGRLSPGERVLIHSATGGVGMAAVSIAKMVGARIYTTAGSDAKREMLSGLGVEYVGDSRSVDFADEILELTDGYGVDVILNSLAGEAIQRGVQILAPGGRFIELGKKDVYADASLGLAALAKSASFSVVDLDLNLKLQPAKYRQLLQHILQQVADGKVEVLPVTEFSLHDAADAFRLMASGKHTGKIVISIPAAGAAHTSIEAIAAPPPRPLVTSDGGYLIVGGMGGLGFVAAKWLAEQGAGLIVLNGRSAPSHEVAAAIAELNASGSRIDVITGDITEPDTAERLVQAVEDAGFRLAGVLHSAMVLADEIVLNMTDSAARRVFAPKVTGSWRLHQATAARDVDWWLTFSSAAALLGTPGQGAYAAANSWVDGLVAYRRSAGLPAVGINWGPWAEVGRAQFFKDLGVEMITAEQGLAAMQTVLAADRGRTGVFSLDARQWFQSFPAVAGSSLFAKLHDAAARDAGERRGGGAIRAQLDALDPAERPGRLASAIADEIRAVLRSSDPIDHNRPLETLGLDSLMGLELRNRLETSLGITLPVALVWAYPTISDLALALCERMDYPLPAAEQEPSDAEPELSDEEMDLLSDLVDASELEAATRGES, encoded by the coding sequence ATGACCGCCGCGACACCGGATCGCCGGGCGATCATCACCGAGGCGCTGCACAAGATCGATGACCTCACGGCGCGCCTGGAAATCGCCGAAAAGTCCAGCACCGAACCGATCGCCGTGATCGGCATGGGGTGCCGGTTCCCGGGCGAGGTCAACAACCCGGAACAGTTCTGGGATTTGTTGTGCGCCGGCCGAAGCGGCATAGTCCGGGTTCCCCCCCAACGGTGGGATGCCGACGCCTACTACACGGACGATCACACCGTGCCCGGCACCATATGCAGCACCGAAGGCGGCTTTCTCACCGGCTGGCAGCCGGACGAGTTCGACGCCGAGTTCTTCTCGATCTCCCCGCGCGAGGCAGCGGCGATGGACCCGCAACAGCGGTTGTTGATCGAAGTTGCCTGGGAAGCGCTAGAGGACGCGGGTGTGCAGCCGCACACCATTGGCGGTACCCAAACCTCGGTATTCGTCGGCGTCACCGCCTACGACTACATGCTCACGCTGGCGGGCCGGTTGCGACCCGAAGACCTCGATGCCTACATCCCCACCGGAAACTCGGCGAACTTCGCCGCGGGACGGCTGGCCTACATCCTCGGGGCTCGCGGCCCCGCAGTGGTCATCGATACGGCCTGCTCGTCGTCGTTGGTGGCGGTGCACCTGGCATGTCAGAGCCTGCGCCAGCGGGAAAGCGACACGGCGTTGGTCGGTGGCACCAACCTGCTGCTCAGCCCGGGACCGAGCATCGCGTGCTCGCGTTGGGGAATGTTGTCGCCGGAGGGGCAGTGCAAGACCTTCGATGTGTCCGCCGATGGGTATGTGCGCGGCGAGGGCGCCGGCGTCGTGGTGCTCAAGCGGTTGGACGACGCGGTGCGCGATGGCAACCGCATCCTTGCCGTGGTGCGCGGTTCGGCGGTCAACCAGGACGGTGCCAGCAGCGGCGTGACCGTTCCCAACGGGCCGGCGCAGCAGGCGTTGCTACGCAACGCGTTGACGTCGTCGAAATTGGCGGCCGCCGATATCGACTATGTCGAGGCCCACGGGACGGGTACTCCGCTGGGCGACCCGATCGAACTCGATTCCCTGAGCAAGGTTTTCAGCGACCGGGAGAGCTCGCCTTCGTTGGTGATCGGGTCGGTGAAGACCAATCTCGGTCACCTGGAAGCGGCGGCGGGTGTCGCCGGGCTGATGAAGGCCGTGCTCGCCGTGCGGAACGGCTACATTCCGCGGCACCTCAACTTCCACCAGTTGACAACGCATGCAAGTGAGGCCGCATCCCGGCTGACCATAGCGGCCGAAGGTATGGCCTGGCCGAGCACCGGCCGGCCTCGCCGGGCCGGGGTGTCGTCGTTCGGCGTCAGTGGGACGAATGCTCATGTGGTGATCGAGCAGGCACCCGACCAAACCCTCGCGAGCAGACGCGGAATCGCACGCGGCGGGGCCGCGGAATGCGATTCCGCGTCTGCTCGCGAGCGGGAGCCGGTGTCCACGCTGGTGGTGTTCGGCAAGACGCCGCAGCGGGTGACGGCGACGGCATCGGTGCTGGCCGATTGGATGGAAGGCCCGGGCGCCCAGGTGCCGCTGGCCGAGGTCGCGCACACCCTCAACCATCACCGCGCCCGGCAGACCAGGTTCGGCACGGTGGCGGCAGTCGACCGGAGCCAAGCGGTGGCGGGGTTGCGCGCGCTGGCCACTGGTCAATCCGCACCCGGCGTGGTGGCCCCCCGGGAAGGCGCCATCGGCGCGGGCACGGTGTTCGTCTACTCGGGACGCGGATCACAGTGGGCCGGAATGGGTCGCCAACTGCTGGCCGACGAGCCGGCGTTCGCTGAAGCCATCGCCGAACTGGAGCCGGATTTCGTTGCTGAAGCCGGCTTTTCGCTGCACGACGTGATCGCGGGCGGCAAGGAGCTCGTCGGCATCGAACAGATCCAGCTGGGCCTGATCGGGATGCAACTGGCGCTGACCGCGTTGTGGCGTTCCTACGGCGTGACACCCGACGCGGTGATAGGCCACTCGATGGGCGAAGTGGCCGCCGCGGTCGTTTCCGGAGCGCTGACCCCTGCCCAGGGACTGCGGGTGACCGCGACCCGGTCGAGGCTGATGGCGCCGTTGTCCGGGCAGGGCACGATGGCGTTGCTCGAACTCGACGCCGCCGCCACCGAGGCGTTGATCGCCGAGTACCCGCAGGTGACCCTGGGGATCTATGCCTCTCCTCGCCAAACCGTGATCGCCGGGCCCACCCAGCAGATCGAAGAGCTCATCGACAAGGTGCGCCAGCAGAACGGCTTCGCCAACCGCGTCAACATCGAGGTGGCCCCGCATAACCCGGCCATGGATGCATTGCAACCTCTAATGCGTTCGGAATTGGCCGATCTCACCCCGCGGCCACCGACCATCCCGATCATCTCCACCACCTACGAAAACCTGGCCACTCGCCCGGCTTTCGACGCCGAGCACTGGGCCACCAACATGCGCAACCCGGTGCGCTTCCAGCAGGCCATCGCGCACGCCGGTAGCGGCGCCGGCGGCGACTACCACACCTTTATCGAGATCAGCGCGCACCCGCTGTTGACCCACTCGATCAGCGACACCCTGCGCAGCACCCACGACACCGAAGACTTTTTGAGCATCGGCACCCTGCAGCGCGACGCTCACGACACCCTTACCTTCCACACGAACCTCAACACGACGCACACCACCCGCCCACCGCAAACCCCCCATCCGCCCGAACCACACTCCGTGCTGCCCACCACCCCGTGGCAGCACACCCGCCACTGGATCAGCGCCACGTCGGCCGCGTACCACAGGGCGGACACCCACCCGCTGCTCGGCGTCGGTGTCACCGACCCCACCAATGGCACCCGGGTGTGGGAAAGCGAGCTCGCCCCGGATTTGCTGTGGCTCTCCGATCACGTCATCGACGATCTCTGCGTTCTGCCCGGTGCGGCCTACGCCGAGATCGCGCTGGCGGCGGCGACGGACGCGTTCCGCCCCGTCGAGCGAGGCGAGCAGGATCACCCCTGGATGATCAGCGAGCTTGACCTTCGTCAGATATTGCACGTGACCGAAGGCACCATTCTTGTCACCACGCTCACCGGCGACGAGCAGCGATGCCAGGTGGAAATACGCACCCGCAGCGGAAGTTCGGGATGGACCACCCACGCCACCGCCACCGTTGCGCGCGCACAGACTTCAGATCAGCTGCCGGAGCACGAGGCACCGCACCCCCAGGGGCCCGAGGTGACCCCGGCCGACCTCGCGGACGAATTGGACCCCGACGACCTGTACCAGCGGCTGCGCGGCGCCGGCCAGCAGCACGGACCGGCGTTTCAGGGCATCGTCGGGCTCGCCGTCACGCAATCCGGCGCTGCCCGCGCCGACGTGAAGCTACCGTCTTCGGCCCGGACGGGTTCCCGCGACTTCCTACTGCACCCGGTGATGATGGATATCGCGTTGCAGACATTGGGTGCCACCCGGATGGCGACCGACCTGGCCGGCGGGCAGACATCTTCGCGTTCGACGATCGTGGTGCCAGTGCGTTACGCGGGCGTGCACGTGCACGGCGATATCACCCGCGGTGTCTGTGCCGTCGGCTCGCTGACCGCAACCGACGACCGGCTGGTCGGCGAAGTCGTTCTGACCGATCCGGATGGTCAGCCGCTGCTGGTCATCGATGAGGTCGAGATGGCAGTGCTCGGGTCCGGCGGCGGCGCAACCGAACTCACCAGTCGCCTATTCACGTTGGAGTGGGAGCCGGCGCCGCTGGACAAGGTGGCCGACGCCGCTGGTGGCCTGTTGTTGGTCGGTGACCTCGCCGCTGGCGACCCGCTGCCGTCCGCTTTGGAGTCGTCGCTGCGCGCCCGCCTGAGCGAAACTGAAGCCGAAGTCGAAGTGGTCTCTGCGCATGACGAAGCGAAGCTGCGCGCGGCGATCACCCGCGTCGGCTGGGACGGCATCGTCGTGGTCTGCCCGCCTCGCGCGAGCGATGAAGCGTTGCCGGAACAGACGCAACTGGAGTTGGCGCAGGCGCGCACGCTGCTGATCGCCGGCGTGGTCGAGACGGTGACTCGAATGGGCGCCCGGAAGAGCCCGCGGCTGTGGATCGTCACCCGTGGCGCTCAGCAGCTCGATCCCACTGAATCAGTCACGTTGGCACAGACCGGGTTACGTGGAATCGCAAGGGTGCTGACGTTCGAGCACTCGGAACTGAGGGCCACGCTCGTCGACATCGAACCCGAGGGCACCCGCTCACTTGCCGCGCTGACCGAGGAGCTGCTCGCCGGTTCGGACGCCGACGAGGTCGCCTACCGCGACGGACAACGCTATGTCGACCGGTTGGTGCCCGCACCTACGACACCGAAGGGTGAACTCGCCGCCGAATCCCGCCGCAAGGTGGTGAACCTGGACGACTCGGGCGTTTCGCTCGGGGCAGCTGTCCAACTGCAGATCGATCAACCTGGACGACTGGACGCCCTAACCATCCACGAGGTGAAACGGGGCAAACCGCAGGGCGATCAGGTCGAGGTTCGTGTCGTCGCCGCGGGCCTCAACTTCAGTGACGTGCTCAAGGCGATGGGGGTCTATCCGGGACTGGACGGTGCCGCGCCGGTGATCGGCGGGGAGTGTGTCGGCTATGTGACCGCCATCGGCGACGAGGTTGACAGCGTCGAGGTCGGCCAGCGCGTTATCGCCTTCGGTCCCGGCACATTCGGGACGCACTTGGGCACCATCGCCGATCTCGTCGTCCCCATCCCCGACGCGCTGCCCGATCACGAGGCGGCCACGTTCGGCGTCGCGTATCTCACCGCCTGGCACTCGCTGTGCGAGGTCGGTCGCCTGTCCCCCGGCGAACGCGTGCTTATCCATTCCGCCACCGGCGGTGTTGGAATGGCGGCGGTTTCGATCGCGAAGATGGTCGGCGCCCGGATCTACACAACGGCCGGATCGGATGCCAAACGGGAAATGCTGTCCGGACTCGGTGTCGAGTACGTCGGCGATTCCCGAAGTGTCGACTTCGCCGACGAGATCCTCGAGCTGACGGACGGCTACGGTGTGGACGTCATTCTCAATTCACTGGCGGGCGAAGCGATTCAGCGCGGCGTGCAGATCCTGGCGCCCGGCGGCCGGTTCATCGAACTGGGTAAGAAGGACGTTTACGCCGATGCCAGCTTGGGATTGGCCGCGCTGGCGAAGAGCGCGTCCTTCTCCGTCGTCGACCTCGACCTGAATCTCAAACTGCAGCCGGCGAAGTACCGCCAACTCCTGCAACACATCCTGCAGCAGGTAGCGGATGGCAAAGTAGAGGTCCTCCCCGTCACCGAGTTCAGCCTGCACGACGCGGCCGACGCATTCCGGCTCATGGCCTCCGGTAAGCACACCGGCAAGATCGTCATCTCGATACCGGCCGCTGGGGCCGCGCACACCAGCATCGAGGCGATCGCGGCTCCGCCCCCGCGTCCACTGGTCACCAGCGACGGTGGCTACCTCATCGTCGGCGGCATGGGCGGTCTCGGTTTCGTCGCCGCGAAGTGGCTGGCCGAACAAGGCGCGGGATTGATTGTCCTCAACGGACGTTCGGCTCCCAGCCACGAAGTTGCAGCCGCTATCGCGGAGCTGAATGCCTCGGGCAGCCGGATCGACGTGATTACCGGCGACATCACTGAGCCAGATACCGCCGAGCGGCTGGTGCAGGCGGTCGAAGACGCCGGCTTCCGGCTGGCCGGGGTCCTACACAGCGCCATGGTTCTCGCCGACGAGATCGTGCTGAATATGACGGATTCCGCCGCCAGGCGGGTGTTCGCCCCGAAGGTCACCGGCAGCTGGCGGCTTCATCAGGCCACCGCCGCGCGAGACGTCGACTGGTGGCTGACCTTCTCCTCGGCCGCAGCACTTCTCGGCACGCCCGGGCAAGGCGCGTACGCCGCCGCCAACTCATGGGTCGACGGCCTCGTCGCCTATCGGCGCTCGGCCGGACTTCCCGCGGTCGGGATCAACTGGGGCCCTTGGGCCGAGGTCGGACGTGCCCAGTTCTTCAAAGATCTCGGCGTCGAGATGATCACCGCCGAGCAGGGGCTGGCCGCGATGCAGACGGTGCTCGCCGCCGATCGCGGGCGCACCGGTGTCTTCAGCCTGGACGCTCGGCAGTGGTTCCAATCGTTCCCAGCTGTGGCGGGATCCTCGCTGTTCGCGAAGCTGCACGATGCGGCGGCCCGCGATGCCGGGGAGCGGCGCGGGGGCGGCGCGATTCGAGCGCAGCTGGACGCCCTCGACCCGGCCGAACGCCCGGGCCGCCTCGCGTCCGCGATCGCCGACGAGATCCGCGCGGTGCTGCGCTCGAGCGACCCCATCGATCACAACCGGCCGCTGGAAACGCTTGGCCTCGACTCGCTGATGGGCCTCGAGTTGCGAAACCGACTGGAGACGAGCCTGGGCATCACGCTGCCGGTCGCGCTGGTCTGGGCGTACCCAACGATCAGCGATCTCGCGCTAGCCCTGTGCGAACGAATGGACTATCCGCTGCCGGCCGCTGAGCAGGAGCCTTCCGACGCGGAACCCGAATTGTCAGACGAGGAAATGGACCTGCTCTCCGATCTCGTCGACGCCAGCGAGCTGGAAGCCGCGACGAGAGGCGAGTCATGA